One part of the Tenacibaculum sp. 190130A14a genome encodes these proteins:
- a CDS encoding GNAT family N-acetyltransferase: MNKKRLIEHHLCFLKQNRGIHQCFKNIETIVSQRREFNISIILDQKFDLEIESEFLYIPDDTNIIPETNYSLVNNITYMTASSEVISSWNENIAITVKKVTTPTDLEVFSEVQVRGFNETDEAYSDWYPWLRTQNVEGFTYENQHYYIAYINEVPVGVCLIVEDKKIYGLYAIATNPKYRKQGVATTIMKKSLEACQLPKDSILALQVLSSSGAERLYKNLGFVKEFSLNMYQKQD; encoded by the coding sequence ATGAATAAGAAGCGACTAATTGAACATCATTTATGCTTTTTAAAGCAAAATAGAGGAATACATCAGTGTTTTAAAAATATTGAAACAATTGTTAGTCAAAGAAGAGAGTTTAATATAAGTATCATATTGGATCAAAAATTTGATTTAGAAATAGAAAGTGAATTTTTATACATTCCAGATGATACTAATATTATACCGGAAACTAACTATTCTTTAGTTAATAATATCACTTATATGACGGCTTCTTCTGAGGTAATTTCAAGTTGGAATGAAAATATTGCGATAACAGTAAAAAAAGTTACAACTCCTACAGATTTAGAAGTTTTTAGCGAAGTTCAAGTACGTGGATTTAATGAAACTGATGAAGCTTATTCAGATTGGTATCCTTGGTTAAGAACACAGAATGTTGAAGGTTTTACATATGAAAATCAGCATTATTATATAGCTTATATAAATGAAGTGCCCGTTGGAGTATGTTTAATTGTAGAAGATAAAAAGATTTATGGTCTTTATGCTATAGCTACAAATCCGAAGTACAGAAAACAAGGAGTAGCAACTACCATAATGAAGAAGTCATTAGAAGCGTGTCAACTTCCAAAAGATAGTATATTAGCGCTTCAAGTATTGTCTAGTTCAGGTGCAGAACGACTTTATAAAAACTTAGGTTTTGTAAAAGAGTTCTCATTGAACATGTATCAGAAACAAGATTAA
- the lpdA gene encoding dihydrolipoyl dehydrogenase produces MKYDVLVIGSGPGGYVTAIRASQLGFKTAVVEKENLGGICLNWGCIPTKALLKSAQVYDYLKHVDEYGLKAEAIDKDFEAVIKRSRGVAEGMSKGVQFLMKKNKIDIIDGFGKVKPGKKVDVTDADGKVTEYSADHIIIATGARSRVLPNLPQDGKKVIGYREAMSLPTQPKSMIVVGSGAIGVEFAHFYNSMGTEVTIVEFMPNIVPVEDKDVSKQMERSFKKAGIKVMTSSSVESVDTSGDGVKATVKTKKGEQVLEADVVLSAVGIKTNIENIGLEDVGIITDRDKILVNDWYQTNIPGYYAIGDVTPGPALAHVASAEGITCVEKIAGVHTEVIDYGNIPGCTYATPEIASVGLTEEKAKEAGYELKVGKFPFSASGKAKAAGTPDGFVKVIFDAKYGEWLGCHMIGAGVTDMIAEAVVARKLETTGHEVLKAIHPHPTMSEAVMEAVADAYDEVIHL; encoded by the coding sequence ATGAAATACGACGTATTAGTAATTGGAAGTGGTCCTGGAGGTTATGTAACCGCTATTAGAGCATCACAATTAGGATTTAAAACTGCCGTAGTTGAAAAGGAAAACTTAGGTGGTATTTGCTTAAACTGGGGATGTATTCCAACAAAAGCATTATTAAAATCTGCTCAAGTATATGATTATTTAAAACATGTTGATGAGTACGGATTAAAAGCAGAGGCAATTGATAAAGATTTTGAAGCTGTTATTAAACGTAGTCGTGGTGTTGCTGAAGGAATGAGCAAAGGTGTTCAATTCTTAATGAAGAAAAATAAAATTGATATCATCGACGGATTTGGAAAGGTAAAACCTGGAAAGAAAGTAGATGTTACTGATGCAGATGGAAAAGTTACTGAATACAGTGCTGACCATATTATTATTGCTACTGGAGCACGCTCTCGTGTGTTACCAAACTTACCACAGGATGGTAAAAAAGTAATTGGATACCGTGAGGCAATGAGTTTACCAACACAACCAAAATCGATGATTGTTGTAGGTTCTGGTGCTATTGGAGTTGAGTTTGCTCATTTCTATAACTCAATGGGTACTGAGGTTACTATTGTTGAGTTTATGCCAAACATTGTTCCTGTTGAAGATAAAGATGTTTCTAAGCAAATGGAACGTTCTTTCAAAAAAGCTGGTATTAAAGTAATGACGAGCTCTTCTGTTGAGTCTGTTGATACTTCTGGTGACGGAGTAAAAGCTACTGTTAAAACAAAGAAAGGTGAGCAAGTTTTAGAAGCTGACGTTGTTTTATCGGCAGTTGGAATTAAAACAAACATTGAAAACATCGGATTAGAAGATGTTGGAATTATTACTGATAGAGATAAAATCTTAGTAAACGATTGGTACCAAACAAACATTCCAGGTTATTATGCTATTGGTGATGTTACTCCTGGTCCTGCTTTAGCGCACGTTGCTTCTGCGGAAGGAATTACTTGTGTTGAAAAGATTGCAGGTGTACACACTGAAGTTATCGATTATGGAAATATTCCTGGGTGTACATACGCAACTCCAGAAATCGCTTCTGTTGGTTTAACTGAAGAAAAAGCTAAAGAAGCTGGATATGAATTAAAAGTTGGTAAATTCCCATTCTCTGCTTCTGGTAAAGCAAAAGCAGCTGGAACTCCTGATGGATTTGTAAAAGTAATTTTTGATGCTAAATATGGTGAATGGTTAGGATGCCATATGATTGGTGCTGGTGTTACGGATATGATTGCTGAAGCGGTTGTTGCTCGTAAATTAGAAACTACTGGACATGAAGTATTAAAAGCAATTCACCCTCACCCAACAATGAGTGAAGCAGTAATGGAAGCAGTTGCTGATGCTTATGATGAAGTAATTCATTTATAA
- a CDS encoding trypsin-like peptidase domain-containing protein, translating into MKKIFGILGVAFIGGAVALTGYKVLIEKPQVVVEQTEPTLQTVKAGYTPTVINSSSKPTDFTEAAEKTVNAVVHVKNTSVRTKQDPYSFFFGGDGTREYKQVGTGSGVIISPDGYIVTNNHVIANATDIEITLNNRKKIKAELIGADEANDIALLKVDFEGDLPNLPFANSDNVKVGEWVLAVGNPYNLTSTVTAGIVSAKGRDLEGNGNKIESFIQTDAAVNPGNSGGALVNTRGELVGINTAITSRTGSFIGYSFAVPSNITKKIVDDLLEFGSVQQALIGFRPHQDVEGVIEGVKIDKVFEEGGAKKAGLRDGDVITKVNDVKISKFSDLKGQLTAKRPGEYINVTVDRDGEELTKVVKLTKLIEVPVSRVLQTEFEDVSKKDLQKYNIEGGAKIKSTQNAAFKEFEVGKGYILTKINGKQVTSAKEAVQMLDANYSRTRRLLLEMVSPSGQVERFRY; encoded by the coding sequence ATGAAGAAAATTTTTGGAATCTTAGGAGTAGCGTTTATCGGTGGCGCAGTTGCGCTTACAGGCTACAAAGTGTTAATTGAAAAACCACAAGTTGTTGTAGAGCAAACAGAGCCTACTTTACAAACAGTAAAAGCAGGTTATACACCTACAGTTATTAATTCATCATCAAAGCCCACAGATTTTACTGAAGCGGCAGAAAAAACAGTCAATGCAGTAGTGCATGTTAAAAACACTTCTGTAAGAACCAAACAAGATCCGTATAGTTTCTTTTTTGGTGGGGATGGAACTCGTGAATACAAGCAAGTGGGTACAGGAAGTGGTGTGATTATTTCACCTGATGGATATATTGTTACTAATAACCATGTAATTGCGAATGCTACAGACATTGAAATTACTTTGAATAATAGAAAGAAAATAAAAGCAGAATTGATTGGAGCAGATGAAGCAAATGATATTGCTTTATTAAAAGTAGATTTTGAAGGTGACTTACCAAATTTACCGTTTGCAAATTCAGACAATGTAAAAGTAGGTGAATGGGTACTGGCTGTTGGAAATCCATATAACTTAACCTCTACTGTAACTGCAGGAATAGTGAGTGCAAAAGGGCGTGATTTAGAAGGGAATGGAAATAAAATAGAATCTTTTATTCAAACAGATGCAGCTGTGAATCCTGGGAATAGTGGAGGTGCTTTGGTTAATACAAGAGGAGAATTAGTTGGTATAAATACAGCTATTACTTCAAGAACAGGTTCGTTTATTGGGTATTCATTTGCAGTTCCTTCAAACATTACTAAGAAGATTGTTGATGATTTATTAGAATTCGGTTCTGTACAGCAGGCTTTAATTGGTTTTAGACCCCATCAAGATGTTGAGGGTGTAATTGAAGGAGTTAAAATTGATAAAGTTTTTGAAGAAGGAGGAGCGAAAAAAGCAGGATTAAGAGATGGAGATGTTATTACCAAAGTAAATGATGTGAAAATTTCTAAATTTTCTGACTTAAAAGGACAGTTAACAGCAAAAAGGCCTGGTGAGTATATTAACGTAACAGTAGATAGAGATGGAGAAGAGCTAACAAAGGTGGTGAAGTTAACCAAATTAATAGAAGTACCAGTTAGTAGAGTTTTACAAACAGAATTCGAAGATGTTTCTAAGAAAGACCTGCAAAAGTATAATATAGAAGGAGGAGCTAAGATTAAAAGTACTCAAAACGCTGCATTCAAGGAATTTGAGGTTGGGAAAGGATATATTTTAACCAAAATTAACGGAAAGCAAGTAACTTCGGCTAAAGAGGCTGTTCAAATGTTAGATGCTAACTATAGTAGAACAAGAAGACTTTTACTAGAAATGGTAAGTCCGTCTGGACAAGTGGAAAGATTTAGATACTAA
- a CDS encoding GNAT family N-acetyltransferase — protein sequence MNTLEGQHTILRAIEPEDLQFLFEIENNEEFWEVSHTQAPFSKFLLRQYLENAHLDIYEAKQLRLVIENESGQSVGMIDLFDFNPQHKRAGIGILIHPSFQKQGFASDALQCLIKYCFNHLNLHQLYANITAINLNSLELFKKHGFQQVGIKKDWIFSNKTFKDEILFQLINE from the coding sequence ATGAATACCTTAGAAGGACAACATACAATACTTCGTGCTATAGAACCTGAAGATCTTCAGTTTCTTTTTGAAATAGAAAATAACGAAGAGTTTTGGGAAGTTAGTCATACACAAGCACCCTTTTCTAAGTTTCTTTTAAGACAATATTTAGAAAATGCTCATTTAGATATTTATGAAGCTAAACAGTTACGTTTAGTAATTGAAAATGAAAGTGGACAATCTGTTGGAATGATTGATTTATTTGATTTTAATCCGCAACACAAAAGAGCTGGTATTGGTATTTTGATTCATCCCAGCTTTCAAAAACAAGGGTTTGCTTCAGATGCTTTGCAATGTTTGATAAAATATTGTTTCAATCATTTGAATTTACACCAATTATACGCTAATATTACAGCGATCAATTTAAATAGTTTGGAATTATTTAAAAAACATGGATTTCAACAAGTTGGTATAAAAAAAGATTGGATTTTTAGTAATAAAACTTTTAAAGACGAAATACTTTTTCAGTTAATCAATGAATAA
- a CDS encoding DUF5694 domain-containing protein, whose amino-acid sequence MKKIYLLLATAVLLLTACAKQKSDEKTKEKEQIVQQEATSDLKKIPVLNFGTFHMGETSDATKTEFDEHDKKNQEEVHKVAAMLAQFKPTVIIVETTASYNEKLQSLYKAYVDNPNMKFERPDEVELLAYELGRLSNTKRIYGIDHKMSYNYNIGAEIKNEVDAEWYEKYYKNPLKYYPEVNYDETQLNLLEKLKQTNHDRFLDFLITVNADMLTHAATKDNFEGADEAAKYYQRNLRMYTNLNRIELNEDDRVFILMGASHTAFFRDFISRSPKYKMVNTFDYLK is encoded by the coding sequence ATGAAAAAAATATACTTACTATTGGCAACTGCAGTTTTGTTACTTACTGCATGTGCAAAACAAAAATCGGACGAAAAAACAAAAGAAAAAGAACAAATAGTTCAGCAAGAAGCAACGAGTGATTTAAAGAAAATTCCGGTACTAAATTTTGGAACCTTTCATATGGGAGAAACTTCAGATGCGACCAAAACAGAGTTTGATGAACATGATAAAAAAAATCAAGAAGAAGTTCATAAAGTGGCAGCAATGTTAGCTCAGTTTAAGCCTACTGTTATTATTGTGGAAACAACTGCATCGTATAATGAAAAGTTACAATCGCTGTATAAGGCGTATGTGGATAACCCAAATATGAAGTTTGAAAGGCCAGATGAAGTGGAGTTACTAGCGTATGAATTGGGAAGGTTGTCAAATACAAAACGAATTTATGGTATCGATCATAAAATGAGTTATAATTATAATATTGGAGCAGAGATAAAAAATGAAGTAGATGCTGAATGGTATGAAAAGTATTATAAAAACCCTTTAAAATATTATCCTGAAGTTAACTATGATGAAACTCAATTAAACCTTTTAGAAAAGTTAAAACAAACCAACCACGATCGTTTTCTAGATTTTTTAATCACAGTTAACGCAGATATGTTAACACATGCTGCCACAAAAGATAATTTTGAAGGAGCTGATGAGGCAGCAAAATATTATCAACGAAACTTAAGAATGTACACCAATTTAAACAGAATAGAACTTAACGAAGATGACCGAGTGTTTATATTAATGGGAGCAAGTCATACTGCTTTTTTTAGAGACTTTATAAGTAGAAGTCCAAAGTATAAAATGGTCAATACATTTGATTATTTGAAATAG
- the mltG gene encoding endolytic transglycosylase MltG → MNKKIIYISVLALLIIGGIVGFNFYQKIFGNAVKKDGAIYIGSNYHLMDVKKLLTEYINKPENFVWVAEKKKFTKPKGGKYLLKKGMSMNDVVNLLRSGNQTPIKVAFNNQDTLEKLAGRIAQQIEADSTSLINAFTDTSFLKKNDFSKKSALGMYIPNSYELYWNTSAEKFRDKMLREYKRFWNTTRLEKAKKQNLTPQEAITLASIVHKETVQKSERPTVAGLYLNRLRDGWPLEADPTIIYAKQQQDKNIVIKRVLFKYIDETKDSPYNTYKNRGLPPTLIAMPDISAIDAVLNPQKHNYYFMCASIDKIGYHDFTNSLAQHNRNAAKYQRWISKQGIKR, encoded by the coding sequence ATGAATAAAAAAATTATTTACATATCGGTTTTAGCTCTACTTATTATTGGAGGAATTGTCGGATTTAATTTTTATCAGAAAATATTCGGTAATGCGGTAAAAAAAGATGGAGCCATTTATATAGGATCTAACTATCATTTAATGGATGTTAAAAAGCTATTAACCGAGTATATTAATAAACCTGAAAACTTTGTTTGGGTTGCTGAAAAGAAAAAATTTACCAAACCCAAAGGTGGTAAATATTTACTGAAGAAAGGGATGAGTATGAATGATGTGGTCAATTTATTAAGAAGTGGAAATCAAACTCCTATTAAAGTAGCCTTTAATAATCAAGATACTTTGGAAAAATTAGCCGGAAGAATAGCCCAACAAATTGAAGCTGATTCTACTTCACTAATAAATGCTTTTACAGATACTAGTTTTTTAAAGAAAAATGATTTTAGTAAAAAATCGGCATTAGGAATGTATATTCCGAATAGCTATGAATTGTATTGGAACACCTCAGCAGAAAAATTTAGAGATAAAATGCTTCGAGAGTACAAACGTTTTTGGAATACTACTCGATTAGAAAAAGCAAAAAAACAAAATTTGACACCTCAAGAAGCCATTACATTGGCCTCTATAGTTCATAAAGAGACGGTACAAAAAAGCGAGAGACCTACGGTTGCTGGATTGTATTTAAATCGTTTAAGAGATGGATGGCCTTTAGAAGCTGACCCTACAATTATTTATGCAAAACAACAGCAGGATAAAAATATTGTTATTAAGCGTGTTCTCTTTAAGTATATTGACGAAACCAAAGACTCTCCTTATAACACCTATAAAAATAGGGGCTTACCTCCTACTTTAATTGCGATGCCTGATATTTCTGCTATCGACGCGGTTTTAAACCCTCAAAAGCACAATTATTACTTTATGTGTGCAAGTATTGATAAAATCGGTTATCATGATTTTACAAACTCTTTAGCACAACATAATAGAAATGCAGCGAAATACCAAAGATGGATTAGCAAACAAGGAATTAAAAGATAA
- a CDS encoding bacteriocin yields MKRNILNLKEVKELSKEDLKNVQGGVIVGWSNYWTGGTNEGNSTPIYSEPDDYVPTWKYRCYPKNYQTGGTYYMSNTLLNGYDCYPA; encoded by the coding sequence ATGAAACGAAACATTTTAAACCTAAAAGAGGTAAAAGAATTATCAAAAGAAGATTTAAAAAACGTACAAGGTGGAGTTATTGTAGGTTGGAGTAACTATTGGACTGGAGGTACTAACGAAGGTAATTCTACTCCAATTTATAGTGAACCAGACGATTATGTTCCTACTTGGAAATACAGATGCTATCCAAAAAATTACCAAACTGGAGGAACTTACTATATGAGTAATACTCTATTAAACGGATACGACTGTTATCCTGCATAA
- a CDS encoding YkgJ family cysteine cluster protein produces the protein MDKDLENLKKLSADKLEENKKYFQRLKKRTPKRLDLVVQEIHEEEFERTDCLDCGNCCKTTSPMFTYKDIERIAKHLKMKVADFKEQYLEIDSDDFHVLKSAPCPFLDLNDNSCFIYDVRPKACSEYPHTNRRKFIQLTNLTIKNTEVCPATYRIVEELKKRLPMSGSKKR, from the coding sequence ATGGACAAAGACTTAGAAAATTTAAAAAAGTTATCGGCAGATAAGTTAGAAGAGAATAAAAAATACTTTCAACGTTTAAAAAAAAGAACACCTAAACGATTAGATTTAGTGGTTCAAGAAATTCATGAAGAAGAGTTTGAACGTACCGATTGTTTAGACTGTGGAAACTGCTGTAAAACTACCAGTCCGATGTTTACCTATAAAGACATTGAAAGAATTGCAAAGCATTTGAAAATGAAGGTAGCCGATTTCAAAGAACAATATTTAGAAATTGACTCTGATGATTTTCATGTGTTGAAGTCTGCACCTTGTCCGTTTTTAGATTTAAACGATAATTCTTGTTTTATTTATGATGTGCGTCCCAAAGCATGCTCTGAGTATCCACATACCAATAGAAGGAAGTTTATTCAGTTAACAAACTTAACAATTAAAAACACAGAAGTTTGTCCAGCAACGTATAGAATCGTAGAAGAATTGAAGAAGAGATTACCTATGTCGGGAAGTAAGAAGCGCTAA
- the dapF gene encoding diaminopimelate epimerase → MILDFYKYQGTGNDFIIVDNRTKTFPKNNIALISKLCDRHFGIGADGVMLLETHETADFRMIYYNADGTQTMCGNGARCIVAFAKYLGIIDSKTNFMAHDGEHYAEISDGIVSLHMIDVDEVKVNNHYVFADTGTQHHVQMVNDLTDYPVYEQGKKIRYDVYGVPGSNVNFVQQIDNKTFRVRTYEKGVEDETLACGTGVTAVALAMHATKKTTENNLTLPVEGGTLSVSFNEHNGSYSNIYLSGPATFVFKGQISI, encoded by the coding sequence ATGATTTTAGATTTTTACAAATATCAAGGAACGGGTAATGACTTTATTATAGTCGATAACCGTACAAAAACCTTTCCAAAAAACAACATCGCTTTAATAAGTAAATTATGTGATCGTCATTTTGGAATTGGAGCAGATGGAGTTATGTTATTGGAAACACATGAAACTGCTGATTTTAGAATGATTTATTACAATGCCGATGGAACCCAAACCATGTGCGGTAATGGTGCTAGATGTATTGTTGCTTTTGCTAAATATTTAGGCATAATCGATTCTAAAACCAATTTCATGGCTCATGACGGAGAACATTATGCTGAAATTTCTGATGGTATTGTATCACTGCATATGATTGATGTAGATGAAGTAAAAGTAAATAATCACTACGTTTTTGCAGATACAGGCACACAGCATCATGTTCAAATGGTAAATGATTTAACAGACTACCCAGTTTATGAACAAGGTAAAAAAATTAGATATGATGTTTATGGAGTACCTGGAAGCAATGTGAATTTTGTTCAGCAAATTGACAACAAAACTTTTCGAGTAAGAACGTATGAAAAAGGTGTAGAAGATGAAACATTAGCTTGTGGTACCGGAGTAACTGCTGTTGCATTGGCAATGCATGCTACAAAAAAAACTACCGAAAACAATCTTACACTTCCAGTTGAAGGAGGGACACTTTCTGTTAGTTTTAATGAACACAATGGTTCATATTCTAATATCTACCTAAGCGGCCCAGCAACTTTTGTTTTTAAAGGACAAATTTCTATTTAA
- the argS gene encoding arginine--tRNA ligase produces the protein MSIQTLLETKVKEGFLALYDVEIPSVEFQATRKDFEGDITVVVFPLLRYKKGNPVQIGEDLGTYLVENIEDITSYNVVKGFLNLVVADSFYTNFFNQISTDERYGFAKADSVDSRMVEYSSPNTNKPLHLGHVRNVLLGYSVAEILKAAGHKVYKTQIINDRGIHICKSMLAWKRFGNGETPESTGLKGDKLVGNYYVKFEQEFQKEYSEFEKTDEFKKQFLIDQNKNLAEKLTNEDGENHIIASPHPTDKDLFEFDFSDEGQKKMFKSNFKNEYFNKFSKIGSEVKDMLSKWESGDTETVSLWEMMNGWVYDGFDVTYKNIGVDFDKLYYESNTYLLGKDIIEQGLKDKVFIQKEDGSVWCDLTEDGLDEKLVLRSDGTAVYMTQDIGTAIQRAKDFTDLNGMVYTVGNEQDYHFKVLFLILKKLGYSWADQLYHLSYGMVDLPSGKMKSREGTVVDADDLMDEMTGTAREISQELGKLEGYSDEEKEALYKVIGLGALKYFILKVDPKKRILFDPQASVDFQGNTGPFVQYTYARIQSILRKATFDYSAQVSVELHEKEKELIKQLELYPEVIQQAAKNYSPAVIANYTYDLVKEFNSFYQNVSILGEENQDKKVFRIQLSKKVADTIKSAFELLGIQVPERM, from the coding sequence ATGAGTATTCAAACATTACTAGAAACTAAAGTAAAAGAAGGATTTTTAGCCTTGTATGATGTAGAAATTCCAAGTGTGGAATTTCAAGCAACCCGTAAAGATTTTGAAGGAGATATCACAGTAGTGGTTTTCCCATTATTACGGTACAAAAAAGGAAATCCAGTTCAAATTGGTGAAGATTTAGGAACCTACTTAGTTGAAAATATTGAAGATATTACTAGTTATAACGTAGTAAAAGGTTTTTTAAACTTAGTAGTTGCGGATAGTTTTTACACCAACTTTTTTAATCAAATTTCTACAGATGAACGCTACGGTTTTGCAAAGGCAGATTCAGTAGATAGCCGTATGGTAGAATATTCTTCTCCTAATACTAACAAGCCTTTACACTTAGGACATGTTCGTAATGTATTATTAGGATATTCTGTTGCAGAAATTTTAAAAGCTGCTGGGCATAAGGTATATAAAACACAAATTATCAACGACCGTGGTATTCACATTTGCAAGTCTATGTTAGCTTGGAAGCGTTTTGGAAACGGTGAAACTCCTGAATCTACAGGATTAAAAGGAGATAAATTAGTTGGTAATTATTATGTAAAATTTGAGCAGGAATTTCAGAAAGAATATTCAGAATTTGAGAAAACTGACGAGTTTAAAAAACAATTTTTAATCGATCAAAATAAAAATTTAGCTGAAAAGCTAACTAATGAAGATGGGGAAAATCATATTATTGCTTCTCCACATCCAACTGATAAGGATTTGTTTGAGTTTGATTTTAGCGATGAAGGTCAAAAGAAAATGTTTAAATCTAACTTCAAGAATGAATATTTCAATAAATTTAGTAAAATTGGTTCAGAAGTAAAAGATATGCTTTCTAAATGGGAATCTGGAGATACTGAAACTGTTTCTTTATGGGAAATGATGAATGGTTGGGTATACGACGGATTCGATGTTACCTACAAAAACATTGGTGTTGATTTTGACAAATTATACTATGAAAGTAACACCTACCTTTTAGGGAAAGATATTATTGAGCAAGGGTTAAAAGACAAAGTTTTTATCCAAAAGGAAGACGGTTCTGTTTGGTGTGACCTAACGGAAGATGGTTTAGACGAAAAGTTAGTTTTACGTTCTGACGGTACTGCAGTATATATGACACAAGATATTGGTACAGCAATTCAACGTGCAAAAGACTTTACGGATTTAAACGGTATGGTATATACGGTAGGAAACGAACAAGATTACCACTTTAAAGTATTGTTCTTAATCTTAAAGAAATTAGGTTATTCTTGGGCAGACCAGTTATACCACCTAAGTTATGGTATGGTTGATTTACCTTCTGGTAAAATGAAATCTCGTGAAGGTACCGTAGTAGATGCGGATGATTTAATGGATGAAATGACGGGAACTGCTCGCGAAATTTCTCAAGAATTAGGAAAATTAGAAGGATATTCTGATGAAGAAAAAGAGGCTTTATACAAAGTGATTGGTTTAGGTGCTTTAAAATATTTTATTTTAAAGGTAGATCCTAAAAAGAGAATTTTGTTTGACCCTCAAGCATCTGTAGATTTCCAAGGAAATACAGGTCCTTTTGTACAGTATACCTATGCAAGAATTCAGTCAATCTTACGTAAGGCTACATTTGACTATTCAGCTCAAGTAAGTGTTGAGTTACACGAAAAAGAAAAGGAGTTAATCAAACAATTAGAATTATATCCTGAAGTAATTCAGCAAGCAGCTAAGAATTATTCGCCAGCTGTTATTGCTAATTATACCTATGATTTGGTAAAAGAGTTCAATTCTTTTTACCAAAACGTATCGATTTTAGGAGAAGAGAATCAAGATAAAAAAGTATTTAGAATTCAGTTATCTAAAAAGGTAGCTGATACTATAAAATCTGCATTCGAATTATTAGGAATTCAGGTTCCTGAAAGAATGTAA
- a CDS encoding sterol desaturase family protein, producing the protein METLVNYFETIPSTHRALILTGGITFFWLLESAVPLFKFDYKKWKHAWPNLFFTGTTVIINFVLAFLLLKTSDWVVANDFGLINWLPEMPLWLYVLLGVLFLDFFGAYLAHLVEHKVRPLWMVHLVHHSDHKVDTTTANRHHPIESVIRFAFTLMGVFLVGTPIAIVMLYQSCSLVLTQFNHANIKLPRKLDKALSYIICSPDMHKVHHHNLLPYTDSNYGNIFSVWDRLLGTYMELDREKIVYGVDTFPDEEKNSSLKELLKQPFQGYRKPTNLEEL; encoded by the coding sequence TTGGAAACCCTTGTAAACTATTTCGAAACGATCCCATCAACCCACAGAGCATTAATATTAACAGGAGGAATTACTTTTTTCTGGTTGCTTGAAAGTGCGGTACCTTTATTTAAGTTTGACTATAAAAAATGGAAGCATGCTTGGCCTAATTTATTTTTTACCGGAACAACGGTAATCATCAATTTTGTATTGGCCTTCTTGTTATTAAAAACTTCAGATTGGGTAGTTGCGAATGATTTTGGATTGATTAATTGGTTGCCAGAAATGCCTTTGTGGTTATATGTATTATTAGGCGTATTATTTTTAGATTTCTTTGGAGCCTATTTAGCACATTTAGTAGAGCACAAAGTAAGACCTTTGTGGATGGTGCACTTGGTACATCATTCAGATCATAAAGTAGATACCACTACAGCTAATAGACATCATCCTATAGAAAGTGTGATTCGATTTGCATTTACCTTAATGGGAGTATTTTTAGTAGGTACACCAATAGCTATTGTAATGTTGTATCAATCGTGTTCTTTGGTATTAACACAATTCAATCATGCTAATATTAAACTGCCAAGAAAACTAGATAAGGCGTTGAGTTATATTATCTGTTCTCCAGATATGCACAAAGTACATCATCATAATTTGCTACCATACACCGATTCTAATTATGGAAACATTTTTTCTGTATGGGATCGCTTATTAGGTACGTACATGGAATTAGATAGAGAGAAAATAGTGTATGGAGTTGATACTTTTCCAGATGAAGAAAAGAATTCAAGTTTAAAAGAGCTATTAAAGCAACCTTTTCAAGGATACCGAAAGCCAACCAACTTAGAAGAATTATAA